In Dama dama isolate Ldn47 chromosome X, ASM3311817v1, whole genome shotgun sequence, one genomic interval encodes:
- the LOC133052133 gene encoding heat shock transcription factor, X-linked member 3-like — protein sequence MASQNSHKAHAAPLAPLTYGEPAAGDPRDSSPDPNVDSGEALEKQVDQPESLDPGLQYDLLPQGLKPEMANKEENNTFLGLSFPRKLWRIVEDAAFTSVRWNDEGDMVVIEADLFQAEVLQRRGADQIFETESIKSFIRELNLYGFSKISPLGCSAGKKMMIYHNSNFQRDKPLLLQNISKRKKRVVATRHSPRLHHNQCTQEAGKKVQKGTPPARRTLSRRSFVLSRLWSMGSVAGRAGVKHLLSEQGGPSGKGTSNSAMSVPPATSGRESTGQMPESPPEYPDYDSVMALYNTCYSILTAALSSTAPNEAPGSEEEQGEYMCVLCEQVKDKPNP from the exons ATGGCTAGTCAGAATTCCCACAAGGCACATGCAGCCCCTCTGGCTCCATTAACTTATGGGGAGCCTGCAGCAGGGGACCCCCGTGATTCCTCCCCAGATCCAAATGTTGATTCAGGGGAAGCTTTGGAGAAGCAGGTTGACCAACCTGAGAGCCTAGATCCAGGCCTCCAATACGATCTGCTCCCACAGGGCCTGAAGCCAGAAATGGCCAACAAGGAAGAGAACAACACCTTCCTCGGGCTGTCCTTCCCCAGGAAGCTCTGGAGGATCGTGGAGGATGCGGCCTTCACCTCTGTGCGCTGGAATGATGAGGGAGACATGGTGGTCATCGAGGCAGATCTCTTCCAGGCAGAGGTCCTCCAGCGCAGAGGTGCAGACCAGATCTTCGAGACAGAAAGCATCAAGAGCTTCATCCGTGAACTGAACCTGTATGGTTTCAGTAAAATCTCCCCTTTGGGTTGCTCTGCAGGGAAGAAGATGATG aTCTATCACAACTCCAACTTTCAGAGAGACAAGCCTCTCCTCCTGCAGAACATCTCAAAGAGAAAGAAGCGAGTGGTGGCGACCAGACACTCTCCTCGACTCCACCACAACCAGTGCACCCAAGAGGCGGGCAAGAAAGTCCAGAAGGGAACCCCACCTGCTCGCAGAACCCTCAGCCGGCGATCATTTGTGCTCTCTCGCCTTTGGTCTATGGGCAGTGTAGCCGGACGGGCCGGGGTAAAGCATCTCCTCAGCGAGCAGGGCGGCCCCAGTGGAAAGGGTACGTCCAACAGTGCCATGTCTGTACCCCCAGCTACTTCTGGGAGGGAGAGTACAGGGCAAATGCCCGAGAGCCCCCCAGAGTACCCAGATTATGATTCAGTGATGGCTTTGTACAACACCTGTTACTCCATCCTGACGGCAGCCCTTTCCAGCACAGCCCCAAATGAGGCCCCTGGGTCggaggaggagcagggagagTACATGTGTGTCCTCTGCGAGCAGGTCAAGGACAAGCCCAATCCATGA